A window of Mustelus asterias chromosome 15, sMusAst1.hap1.1, whole genome shotgun sequence contains these coding sequences:
- the calm2b gene encoding calmodulin 2b, (phosphorylase kinase, delta) translates to MADQLTEEQIAEFKEAFSLFDKDGDGTITTKELGTVMRSLGQNPTEAELQDMINEVDADGNGTIDFPEFLTMMARKMKDTDSEEEIREAFRVFDKDGNGYISAAELRHVMTNLGEKLTDEEVDEMIREADIDGDGQVNYEEFVQMMTAK, encoded by the exons ATG GCTGATCAACTAACAGAAGAGCAAATTGCTG AATTCAAAGAGGCCTTTTCACTCTTTGACAAAGATGGGGATGGTACCATAACAACAAAGGAACTTGGAACAGTTATGAGATCACTAGGCCAGAACCCAACTGAGGCGGAACTACAGGATATGATCAATGAGGTTGATGCTGATG GAAATGGAACAATTGACTTTCCAGAATTTCTGACAATGATGGCAAGAAAAATGAAAGATACAGATAGTGAGGAAGAAATCAGAGAAGCATTCCGAGTGTTTGATAAG GATGGTAATGGTTACATCAGTGCTGCAGAACTTCGTCATGTAATGACAAACcttggagaaaaattgacagatgAGGAAGTTGATGAAATGATCAGAGAAGCAGATATTGATGGTGATGGTCAAGTGAACTATGAAG AGTTCGTACAAATGATGACTGCAAAGTGA